A region of Chelonia mydas isolate rCheMyd1 chromosome 7, rCheMyd1.pri.v2, whole genome shotgun sequence DNA encodes the following proteins:
- the SEC61A1 gene encoding protein transport protein Sec61 subunit alpha, translated as MGIKFLEVIKPFCVILPEIQKPERKIQFKEKVLWTAITLFIFLVCCQIPLFGIMSSDSADPFYWMRVILASNRGTLMELGISPIVTSGLIMQLLAGAKIIEVGDTPKDRALFNGAQKLFGMIITIGQSIVYVMTGMYGDPSEMGAGICLLITIQVTFISHPLHHSSKPYFPFILKESRGCTFVAGLIVLLLDELLQKGYGLGSGISLFIATNICETIVWKAFSPTTVNTGRGMEFEGAIIALFHLLATRTDKVRALREAFYRQNLPNLMNLIATIFVFAVVIYFQGFRVDLPIKSARYRGQYNTYPIKLFYTSNIPIILQSALVSNLYVISQMLSARFSGNLLVSLLGTWSDTSSGGPARSYPVGGLCYYLSPPESFGSVLEDPVHAVVYIVFMLGSCAFFSKTWIEVSGSSAKDVAKQLKEQQMVMRGHRETSMVHELNRYIPTAAAFGGLCIGALSVLADFLGAIGSGTGILLAVTIIYQYFEIFVKEQSEVGSMGALLF; from the exons ATGGGGA TTAAATTTCTTGAAGTGATCAAGCCCTTCTGTGTTATCTTGCCTGAAATTCAAAAGCCAGAAAGGAAG aTTCAATTTAAGGAAAAAGTGCTATGGACAGCTATTACACTTTTCATCTTCTTAGTATGCTGCCAG ATTCCCCTGTTTGGTATCATGTCATCAGACTCGGCAGATCCTTTCTACTGGATGAGAGTGATTCTGGCTTCAAATAGAG GAACATTGATGGAACTGGGTATTTCACCCATTGTCACTTCCGGGCTCATCATGCAGCTCTTGGCTGGTGCCAAGATAATCGAGGTTGGGGACACTCCAAAAGACAGAGCTCTCTTCAATGGGGCACAAAAAT TGTTCGGCATGATTATTACAATTGGTCAGTCTATCGTCTATGTAATGACAGGGATGTATGGAGATCCATCTGAGATGGGTGCTGGTATCTGTTTGCTTATCACAATTCAGGTAACTTTTATATCACACCCTCTACATCACTCCTCAAAACCATACTTCCCTTTTATCCTAAAGGAGTCTAGAGGGTGCA CTTTTGTAGCTGGGTTGATAGTTCTACTATTGGATGAACttctacagaaaggatatggtcTTGGTTCTGGCATCTCTCTCTTCATTGCTACCAACATCTGTGAGACTATTGTATGGAAGGCATTCAGCCCCACCACTGTGAACACAGGCCGAG GAATGGAGTTTGAAGGAGCCATTATTGCTCTGTTCCATCTGCTGGCTACTCGTACGGACAAAGTCAGAGCTCTCCGAGAGGCCTTCTACCGCCAGAACCTTCCTAACCTCATGAACCTGATTGCCACCATTTTTGTCTTTGCTGTTGTCATTTACTTCCAG GGCTTCCGAGTGGACCTCCCCATCAAATCTGCCCGCTACCGTGGCCAGTACAACACTTATCCTATCAAGCTGTTCTATACTTCCAATATTCCGATCATTCTTCAGTCTGCCTTGGTATCTAATCTGTATGTGATCTCCCAGATGTTGTCTGCTCGCTTCAGTGGCAACTTGTTGGTTAGCCTGCTGGGCACCTGGTCT gaTACTTCATCTGGAGGCCCTGCTCGCTCTTATCCAGTTGGTGGACTTTGCTACTATCTCTCACCCCCTGAGTCCTTTGGTTCGGTGTTAGAAGACCCTGTTCATGCAGTTGTTTATATAGTGTTTATGTTGGGCTCCTGTGCTTTCTTCTCCAAGACATGGATTGAAGTTTCTGGCTCCTCTGCCAAAGAT GTTGCCAAACAACTAAAAGAGCAACAGATGGTAATGAGGGGCCATAGAGAAACCTCCATGGTCCATGAACTAAACAG GTACATTCCCACAGCTGCTGCTTTTGGTGGTCTCTGCATTGGTGCTCTCTCTGTCCTGGCAGACTTCCTTGGGGCAATTGGGTCTGGAACTGGAATCTTGCTAGCTGTTACTATCATTTACCAGTACTTTGAAATTTTTGTAAAGGAACAGAGTGAAGTTGGGAGCATGGGAGCTCTTCTTTTCTAA